A window of the Oscillospiraceae bacterium NTUH-002-81 genome harbors these coding sequences:
- a CDS encoding peptidoglycan DD-metalloendopeptidase family protein produces MAHDREFQRRRKDTRMPVRDSHGEDQPAARQTEQNFDLRRARDTPSSVNGKTHRQDIPVQTEFSHLSPETPASLLEQGEAYATALDGFSEHFETPDATRTAPPIQDNVRSNFRQEASRRSFVTEDVTDHDTGKYAPSSEGSAPPNGTDRSGQEHRYRTHQHGNKYQQRFQEAAQAEEQAAQKEKGMDSEPPKTSKLEFTADELPPEPKDKKLTHARRRAERTAQKAEQAQDRLPARKKLRMETVSDPETGKAKKHLKFEKEVKSQKAHVKGPVPLRPVKAGANTAIGYAHKKIYEAEDENVGIKAAHRSELVGEAGLRTAYHRHKTAPYRKAAKLQQKSAKANARLAHRQALSDHPELKKHAIARMWQKQKLKRQYAKAAREAGKQAKNAAVATERVSVGIVHAVKQHPVICLVLLLLLLVIFLIMSLFSTFSNIGTGGLGSLAASTYLADDQDINQAELTYTEWETDLQMEIDRVESDRPGYDEYRYNLGAIEHDPYVLMGYLTSAYQGFTYDEVESVLRQLFQEQYTLSFSEETEIRYRTETSVDPETGEETQEEVPYEWRILNVKLTVTPLENLVVSRMNADQKEICEILLQTKGNRQYVKNVFGTNWLPYVTSYYGYRVHPISGEKNYHTGVDIGMPEGTEILAGHDGTVTLAGNAGGYGLCVAIEGEAYEEHTLTTKYGHCSQILVSAGQEVKAGDVIAKVGNTGNSTGAHLHLEVLVDGQYLNPLYFADTGDTSERHLPEVGSGGTGNYFDYDIPPEALADEQFAAMMAEAEKYLGYPYVWGGASPSTSFDCSGYVSWVINNCGVGWNFGRLTADGLLGVCTPVSSADAKPGDLIFFQGTYNTSGASHVGIYVGNGMMIHCGDPISYANINTSYWQQHFYTFGRLP; encoded by the coding sequence ATGGCACACGACAGGGAATTTCAAAGGAGGCGCAAAGATACCCGGATGCCGGTGCGTGATTCCCACGGGGAGGATCAACCGGCAGCCAGGCAGACCGAACAGAATTTTGACCTGCGCAGGGCACGGGACACCCCTTCTTCTGTCAACGGCAAGACACACAGGCAGGACATCCCTGTACAGACGGAATTTTCCCATCTGTCACCGGAAACACCGGCGTCCTTGCTGGAACAGGGCGAAGCGTATGCAACCGCTTTGGATGGTTTTTCGGAACACTTTGAGACACCGGATGCTACCAGGACAGCGCCCCCGATACAGGACAACGTGCGAAGCAATTTCCGGCAGGAGGCTTCCAGGCGTTCTTTTGTAACAGAGGATGTGACAGACCATGATACCGGAAAATATGCTCCTTCTTCCGAAGGCTCAGCCCCACCGAACGGCACAGACAGATCCGGTCAGGAACACCGTTACCGAACACACCAGCATGGGAACAAATATCAGCAGCGTTTTCAGGAAGCGGCACAGGCGGAGGAACAGGCAGCGCAGAAGGAAAAGGGTATGGATAGCGAACCGCCGAAAACATCCAAACTGGAATTTACTGCGGATGAACTGCCGCCGGAGCCAAAGGATAAAAAGCTCACCCATGCAAGACGGAGGGCGGAACGGACTGCACAAAAAGCAGAGCAGGCACAAGACCGTCTGCCAGCCCGGAAGAAACTGCGCATGGAGACGGTTTCCGACCCGGAGACCGGAAAAGCCAAAAAACACTTAAAATTTGAAAAGGAGGTTAAATCCCAAAAGGCCCATGTAAAAGGACCTGTACCTCTGCGTCCGGTCAAGGCGGGCGCCAATACTGCCATTGGTTACGCTCATAAAAAGATTTATGAGGCAGAGGATGAAAATGTGGGGATCAAGGCAGCCCACCGCTCTGAACTTGTGGGCGAGGCGGGGCTTCGCACGGCATATCACCGGCATAAAACTGCCCCCTACCGAAAGGCAGCGAAATTACAGCAAAAATCAGCAAAGGCAAACGCAAGACTTGCCCACCGGCAGGCTCTTAGCGACCACCCGGAGTTGAAGAAACATGCGATTGCCCGGATGTGGCAGAAACAAAAACTGAAAAGGCAGTATGCCAAGGCTGCCCGTGAAGCCGGGAAACAGGCCAAAAATGCCGCAGTCGCAACAGAGAGGGTCAGCGTCGGTATTGTCCATGCGGTCAAACAGCACCCTGTGATCTGCCTTGTTCTCCTGCTTCTCCTTTTGGTAATTTTCCTGATCATGTCCCTGTTTTCTACATTCTCCAATATCGGAACCGGCGGTCTGGGAAGTCTGGCTGCTTCTACCTATCTTGCAGACGATCAGGACATCAATCAGGCGGAGCTTACCTATACCGAGTGGGAAACAGATCTGCAAATGGAAATAGACCGGGTGGAATCAGACCGCCCCGGCTATGACGAATACCGGTATAACCTGGGCGCGATCGAGCATGACCCGTATGTGCTGATGGGGTATCTGACTTCTGCTTATCAGGGATTTACTTACGATGAAGTGGAAAGCGTGCTGCGGCAGCTTTTTCAGGAACAATATACCCTGTCCTTTTCAGAAGAAACCGAGATCCGTTATCGCACAGAAACTTCCGTTGACCCGGAAACCGGGGAAGAAACCCAGGAGGAAGTGCCTTATGAATGGCGCATCTTAAATGTCAAGCTCACAGTCACACCTCTGGAAAACCTGGTCGTTTCCCGGATGAACGCAGACCAGAAAGAGATCTGCGAGATCCTGCTGCAGACAAAAGGAAACCGCCAGTATGTCAAAAATGTCTTTGGCACCAACTGGCTTCCTTATGTGACCAGCTACTACGGCTATCGGGTACATCCCATCAGCGGGGAAAAGAACTATCACACCGGTGTGGACATCGGGATGCCGGAGGGCACAGAGATCCTTGCCGGGCATGACGGAACGGTCACCCTTGCGGGAAATGCCGGCGGTTATGGCTTGTGTGTCGCTATTGAAGGCGAGGCATACGAAGAACATACCCTGACGACCAAATACGGGCACTGTTCCCAGATCCTTGTTTCTGCCGGGCAGGAGGTCAAAGCCGGGGATGTGATTGCAAAGGTCGGGAATACCGGAAATTCTACCGGGGCCCACCTGCACTTAGAAGTCCTGGTTGACGGCCAGTATTTGAATCCCCTGTATTTTGCCGATACCGGCGATACCAGCGAACGGCACCTGCCGGAAGTTGGTTCAGGCGGCACAGGAAACTACTTCGATTATGACATTCCACCGGAAGCCCTTGCAGATGAACAGTTTGCCGCAATGATGGCCGAGGCGGAAAAATATCTTGGCTATCCGTATGTATGGGGAGGCGCAAGCCCTTCCACTTCCTTTGACTGTTCCGGCTATGTGTCCTGGGTAATCAACAACTGCGGCGTTGGCTGGAATTTTGGAAGGCTGACCGCGGATGGTCTTTTAGGTGTATGTACGCCGGTATCAAGTGCGGATGCAAAACCGGGCGACCTGATCTTCTTCCAGGGGACCTACAACACCAGCGGCGCAAGCCATGTAGGGATCTATGTGGGAAATGGAATGATGATCCACTGTGGAGACCCGATTTCTTATGCAAACATCAATACAAGCTACTGGCAGCAGCATTTTTATACATTTGGGCGTCTGCCTTAA
- a CDS encoding DUF4315 family protein, whose product MNPKIEKLEKEIEKTKTKIAEMQAKLHKLEEQKTELENTDYVAVARSFKLTPQQLADFLKSQQAAPSETVLPQEKEDVHEA is encoded by the coding sequence TTGAATCCTAAAATTGAAAAACTGGAAAAGGAAATTGAAAAGACCAAAACAAAGATTGCGGAAATGCAGGCAAAGCTCCATAAGCTGGAGGAACAGAAAACAGAGCTGGAAAATACCGATTATGTAGCGGTGGCGCGCAGTTTCAAACTGACGCCCCAGCAGCTTGCGGATTTTTTGAAATCACAGCAGGCAGCCCCTTCGGAAACTGTTTTACCGCAGGAGAAGGAGGATGTGCATGAGGCTTAA
- a CDS encoding DUF6088 family protein gives MDNGYTKRIRERVLSLEDGTVFVMSDFADIADTSTIRQSLSRLVQSGTLRRILKGVYEKPKYSKLLDEYVAADPEAVANALARSYHWTIAPCGNTALNLLGLSTQVTAVWSYISDGPYKTYEWNSTKLEFKHRTNKEITGLSYMTSLVIQALKTLGRSNVTPEVIQMLSEKLTDKDKQACLKEATESTDWVYDTIRQICGGEKVQ, from the coding sequence GTGGACAACGGATATACAAAACGAATACGAGAGCGTGTTCTTTCTCTTGAAGATGGAACTGTTTTTGTGATGTCTGATTTTGCGGATATTGCAGATACATCCACTATTCGTCAAAGTTTAAGCCGTTTAGTGCAATCAGGAACATTGCGCCGTATTTTGAAAGGAGTTTATGAAAAACCAAAATATAGCAAACTTCTGGATGAATATGTGGCGGCAGACCCGGAAGCGGTGGCGAACGCATTGGCACGAAGTTATCACTGGACGATTGCCCCATGTGGGAATACAGCATTGAACCTGTTAGGTCTTTCAACACAGGTAACAGCAGTATGGTCCTATATCAGCGATGGTCCATATAAGACCTACGAGTGGAACTCTACAAAGCTGGAATTTAAGCACCGGACCAATAAGGAGATTACCGGATTGTCCTATATGACAAGTTTGGTTATACAGGCATTAAAAACGCTTGGCAGATCGAATGTTACGCCAGAAGTCATACAGATGCTTTCCGAAAAACTGACAGACAAGGATAAACAGGCTTGTTTGAAGGAAGCAACCGAGTCTACGGATTGGGTTTACGATACGATACGGCAGATTTGTGGAGGTGAAAAGGTACAATGA
- a CDS encoding nucleotidyl transferase AbiEii/AbiGii toxin family protein yields MRNIARLSDNDRRELFRNTADKMGLNDAIVEKDFWVCFTLDYLFHRSPWKESITFKGGTSLSKAFHLISRFSEDIDLILDWRVLGYGKDEPWEKRSNTKQDAFNKEANVRAEVFLSETFCPAVKAGLSQEIGCEANVYIDEKDKQTVIFAYPHLFTNTATLQVIRLEIGALAAWTPAKTALIEPYAAKYYPKIFEQKETAILTVAPERTFWEKATILHHEANRPEHLEMPQRYSRHYYDLYRMAATPVKEAAFSRLDLLKKVVDFKMKFYPRSWAKYPEAVPGTLKLLPPEYRFAALEADYNSMQDMLYGDVPTFETVIAAVQELEKEINTL; encoded by the coding sequence ATGAGAAATATAGCAAGACTTTCAGATAACGACCGCAGGGAGCTGTTCAGAAATACAGCAGATAAAATGGGGCTGAATGATGCCATCGTGGAAAAAGACTTTTGGGTATGTTTTACGCTGGATTATTTATTTCACCGCTCACCATGGAAAGAGTCCATCACCTTTAAGGGTGGTACCAGCCTTTCAAAAGCCTTTCACCTGATCAGCCGGTTTTCAGAAGATATTGATTTGATTCTGGACTGGCGTGTATTGGGATATGGCAAAGATGAACCATGGGAGAAACGTTCCAATACAAAACAGGATGCTTTTAACAAAGAAGCCAATGTGCGTGCAGAGGTATTTCTGTCCGAAACATTCTGCCCGGCAGTCAAAGCCGGCTTATCCCAGGAAATCGGTTGTGAAGCAAATGTCTACATAGATGAAAAGGATAAACAGACGGTCATTTTCGCCTATCCGCACCTTTTTACGAATACGGCGACTTTACAGGTGATCCGTTTAGAGATTGGTGCGCTGGCAGCGTGGACTCCTGCAAAAACAGCGCTGATCGAACCATACGCGGCAAAATATTATCCGAAGATTTTTGAGCAAAAAGAAACCGCAATCCTTACCGTTGCCCCGGAACGGACCTTCTGGGAAAAAGCCACAATCCTGCACCATGAAGCGAACAGACCGGAACATTTGGAAATGCCGCAGCGGTATTCCAGACATTATTATGATCTCTACCGCATGGCTGCAACACCGGTTAAAGAAGCTGCTTTTTCCAGGCTTGACCTCCTGAAGAAAGTTGTAGATTTCAAAATGAAATTCTATCCCAGATCATGGGCGAAGTACCCGGAGGCTGTGCCGGGCACATTAAAATTACTCCCGCCGGAATATCGGTTTGCAGCATTGGAAGCGGACTATAACTCTATGCAGGATATGTTGTATGGGGATGTTCCGACATTTGAGACAGTCATAGCAGCGGTCCAGGAACTGGAAAAAGAGATCAATACACTATAA
- a CDS encoding FAD-dependent thymidylate synthase has translation MVFAARLTQQGHKIASMDDLMELYEKSFSVQTVAAMGALPHPTIQKFAVITVAIVGASRRFLAQITRHQNEVKFMSASLQYSNYTGQADFAVPYSIMTAPAVVRELYLKSCNESMKCYEALCTAGSGHDAAGYATPQGLRNVLLISATPYQWKHIISQRVCRRNTDETRIVLLKVWKELYELSPTLFAPSLTGPFCQMDRCLEGKMTCGRKLQANMTPEDILEKDYPALWEGDCR, from the coding sequence ATGGTCTTTGCGGCAAGGCTTACCCAGCAGGGACATAAGATTGCCTCAATGGACGACCTGATGGAGCTCTACGAAAAATCATTCAGCGTTCAGACAGTAGCAGCTATGGGGGCGCTTCCCCATCCTACCATCCAGAAATTTGCGGTGATCACGGTAGCCATTGTCGGCGCCAGCAGGCGTTTTCTGGCGCAGATCACCCGCCACCAGAACGAAGTAAAATTTATGAGTGCATCGCTGCAGTACAGCAACTATACGGGACAGGCGGATTTCGCTGTCCCGTATTCTATTATGACGGCTCCGGCAGTGGTACGGGAACTGTACTTAAAAAGCTGTAATGAAAGCATGAAATGTTATGAAGCCCTGTGCACTGCCGGAAGCGGGCACGATGCGGCCGGCTATGCCACGCCCCAGGGATTGCGGAATGTACTGCTCATCAGCGCCACCCCTTATCAGTGGAAACATATCATCAGCCAGCGGGTATGCCGGAGAAATACAGATGAAACAAGGATCGTGCTGCTAAAGGTCTGGAAAGAACTTTATGAACTAAGCCCTACTTTGTTTGCCCCATCACTGACCGGGCCTTTTTGTCAGATGGATCGATGTCTGGAAGGGAAAATGACCTGCGGACGAAAACTGCAGGCAAATATGACGCCAGAGGATATTTTGGAAAAAGATTATCCTGCTCTTTGGGAAGGAGACTGCCGATGA
- a CDS encoding deoxyuridine 5'-triphosphate nucleotidohydrolase — translation MKIKLIDFGVPEHQRPYRPHGNDAGADVYLPYDCTLQPGEIAKIPLGFGLEIPDGYAGYIFPRTSMAVKGLVCELPPVDSGYRGEIHAIISNVSNQAQSLFKGARIGQLVITPIVIADFVTDLGTERGTGSFGSTGE, via the coding sequence ATGAAAATAAAACTGATCGACTTTGGCGTACCGGAGCACCAGCGTCCTTACCGTCCGCATGGCAATGATGCCGGAGCGGATGTTTATCTGCCCTATGACTGTACCTTACAGCCCGGAGAAATCGCCAAAATTCCTTTGGGTTTTGGACTGGAAATACCGGATGGATATGCGGGATATATCTTTCCCCGTACCAGCATGGCGGTAAAAGGTCTGGTCTGTGAACTGCCGCCTGTGGATTCCGGCTACCGTGGAGAGATCCATGCGATCATCAGCAATGTAAGCAATCAGGCGCAGTCTCTTTTTAAGGGAGCCCGTATCGGGCAGCTTGTGATCACGCCGATCGTCATTGCGGATTTTGTAACCGATCTGGGAACAGAACGAGGAACCGGCAGCTTTGGCAGTACCGGCGAATAG